Proteins from a single region of Aureibacter tunicatorum:
- a CDS encoding NifU family protein encodes MEELLEKVEKALDNIRPYLEADGGNVRVVEVTEEMVLKVELLGACGSCPMSTMTLKAGVEEAVKKAVPEIKSVEAVNTLDETV; translated from the coding sequence ATGGAAGAGCTTTTAGAAAAAGTTGAAAAAGCATTGGATAACATCAGGCCATATTTGGAAGCTGATGGAGGCAATGTTAGAGTTGTGGAGGTTACAGAAGAAATGGTTTTAAAAGTAGAGCTTCTTGGAGCTTGCGGTTCTTGCCCGATGTCTACGATGACTTTGAAGGCTGGGGTGGAAGAAGCTGTTAAAAAAGCTGTGCCTGAGATAAAATCAGTAGAGGCGGTGAATACTTTGGATGAGACTGTGTAG
- a CDS encoding Mrp/NBP35 family ATP-binding protein, translating to MNISKEIVLKALSKVQDPDLHKDLVTLGMIEKIEVSDEKVSFSVVLTTPACPLKEKIKNDCIEAVREEVGNPDLVVEPFMTSNVTSIRDNSPVLPDVKNIIAIASGKGGVGKSTVSANLAVALAKGGAKVGLIDADIYGPSMPTMFNCEMEYPEVKKEGDKSIIIPVEQYGVKIMSIGFLTGGPDNAVIWRGPMANSALKQFITDTEWGELDYLLIDLPPGTGDIHLGLVQTVPVTGAVIVTTPQKVALMDARKGVGMFKQPQINVPILGIVENMAYFTPEELPDNKYYIFGKDGGQQLAENHEVPFLGQIPLVQNIRESGDNGYPAVLKDDVTANAFRALGEEVARQVAIRNANVEATKKVEFSTH from the coding sequence ATGAATATTAGCAAAGAAATAGTGCTTAAAGCGCTGTCTAAGGTTCAAGACCCAGATCTACACAAAGATTTAGTTACTTTGGGCATGATTGAAAAAATTGAGGTGTCTGACGAAAAAGTAAGCTTTAGCGTCGTATTGACCACGCCTGCATGTCCTTTGAAGGAAAAAATCAAAAATGATTGTATTGAAGCTGTTCGAGAAGAGGTTGGAAATCCTGATTTGGTTGTTGAGCCATTTATGACTTCCAATGTGACATCGATAAGGGATAATTCTCCTGTATTGCCTGATGTGAAGAATATTATTGCTATCGCTTCAGGTAAAGGCGGTGTGGGTAAATCTACAGTAAGCGCGAACTTAGCCGTAGCGTTGGCTAAAGGTGGCGCGAAAGTTGGTTTGATCGACGCTGATATTTATGGGCCATCTATGCCAACAATGTTCAATTGTGAGATGGAATATCCTGAAGTTAAGAAGGAGGGAGATAAGAGCATAATCATACCTGTGGAGCAATATGGCGTTAAGATTATGTCTATTGGTTTTTTGACAGGAGGTCCGGACAATGCGGTGATTTGGAGAGGTCCAATGGCAAACTCGGCTTTGAAGCAGTTTATTACTGATACAGAATGGGGCGAGCTTGATTATTTATTGATTGACCTTCCTCCGGGCACAGGCGATATCCACTTAGGTTTGGTTCAGACTGTTCCAGTAACAGGTGCTGTGATTGTTACAACTCCTCAGAAAGTCGCTTTGATGGATGCTAGAAAAGGAGTAGGTATGTTCAAGCAACCGCAAATCAATGTGCCAATTCTCGGAATTGTCGAAAATATGGCTTATTTTACACCTGAAGAGCTTCCTGACAATAAATATTATATTTTCGGGAAAGATGGTGGCCAGCAATTGGCTGAAAATCATGAAGTGCCGTTTTTAGGTCAAATTCCTTTGGTTCAGAATATTAGAGAGTCTGGAGACAATGGTTATCCTGCGGTTTTGAAAGATGATGTCACAGCAAATGCGTTTAGAGCATTAGGCGAAGAAGTAGCTAGACAAGTTGCTATTAGAAATGCTAATGTGGAGGCGACGAAAAAGGTAGAATTTTCAACTCATTAA